The region CGTCAATTGACCTTGTACTCGGCCCGGACAATGGTGATGATGTCCTTTTCGTAGGATGAGGTGTCGTTGTTGCCCTCGGTGGAGGTTTCGGTGGAGTTGGCCGGGTTGATGTTGATGATTCCCATCGACGAGTCCACGAGCGGCCCGATGCCGGTATTGCCAGCCGAACGCAGGATGTTCTCCGCACGGTTGCGGGCATCCTTGGCGGCCTCCGCAAGCATCTCCAGCTTGAGTTCGCCGAGGCGGGTATAGTAATAGTTCGGCGCATTCGAGCTCACGAAGACGCCCTGTTCCAGCAGCGAGGTGATCTCGCGCGAGGCCTTCTCGATTTGTGGCACGTCCGGAGAACTGACGGATACCACCTGCATGGCGCGGAAGCCGGCGGACTTGCGGGTTTCCGTCCGCAATGGCACGGTGGTGCCGGGAAGCACCTTGTCCTCACGCACCATTTCGAACTCCTCGGTGATGCTGGCTGACTGGGTCTTGATGTCGTCCGGCTTGATGCCCTGGGCTTTCAAAAACGCAACCACTTCATCGGTCCCCCCCTTCAGCGAAACATAGGCGGCGGTGCGGTCGCCACCCTTGCTTTCGATGGTGGCCGACCACTGGATGAGATCGGAGACGATTCTCTTTTTTGCAGAGCCGGTGATGCGGATGTTGTTTCTATCCGGCTGTTTCCGGACATCCCGCCAGGTGCTGGCGGCGATGTAGGTGGAGCCCACAAGGCCCAGAGCCAGGGCAAAGGCGGCAAGTGGCGGCAGGCTGATACTGCGGACGGGGCGTTGGGAAGAGTTGTCGGTGTTCATGGTCGGATTGGTGGCGACGGATGGAATAGCTCCCCGTCATCCAGCAAATGCGGAATTCTTCCGACAAAAGGATCAGGAAAATTTTTGATCCTCGAAATTTCCCAGCCAAAGACCGGCCGCAGCCCCCTATCAGCGGTCCGTTTTTTTACCCGGCTCCGGAAACAACTGGTGGCGGAGTTCGATCCGGTCCGCGGCGGCCGCGATCTGTCTGAGGCGGTATTGGAAGACGGCATCTGTCGGTTTCGCCCCCGCGGGCAAGGTCACTTTCAGCCAGCGTGGCATGGTTTTCCCAAGGGAATCATCGGCGGGCGGTTCGGCGAAGGCCTTGAGCAGCGTGGGGAACGGGATGAGTTTTCCATCGTGGTAAAACTGGCCGCGTTCGTTCGCAGTCAGGGCGGTAATGCTGTCTTTAAAGAGCCCGGCGCGCACCAATTCGACGGCGGCACCGGTGTCCTTGGATTCTATCACCAGCTTTTCCAGTTCAGCATTCGTCTGCCGCAGCCTTTTGATTTCCTCCGCATAGCGTTCCTGATTCACCACCTCGTTGCCAACCTTGTCCAGCAGGGTTTGGTTTTCCCGACGGAGTGCTTCGAACTCCGTCGGAAGCCCTGCTTCGCTCGTGTTCCTCGTGCTGATCTCTCCAAGCATTTTTTGGTTCGATTCAAGCAGTCCGGAGAGACGCTCCTTGTAGTCGACGAGCTCCAGTTTCTGCTGATCCAACTCGGCGTTTTTATGCTCCAACTCCGCCTTGGCATCAAGCGCCCGCTTCATGCCGATGGATGTTCCCACCGCACCCAGGATCAGCATCAACAGCAGCGCCGCCCCCGCGAATACCGGGCCGCGATGACGGCGCGTGAAGCGCAGCGTGACATAAGCCATGCTCGGTGAACGGGCCTCGACCGGCTTATGCTGGAGAAAGCGCTGCAAGTCTTCCGCCAGCGCTCCCGCGGATTCATAGCGGCGGGCCGGATCTTTTTCCAAGGCCTTGAGCACGATCCAGTCGAGATCACCGCGCGGGGATCGCGGCGGGACAGCGCCCGCCTCCGCGAGCCTGGCGCTCGGTTTCGGAGGGATGACTTCGCGGATCAGGCGCTGCATCTCGGCGTAAGTCGCATCGCGGAGTCGAGGGCCGTCCAATGGCGTAGTCCCCGTGAGAAGTTCAAACAAGATCACGCCCAGCGAATAGATGTCGCTGCGGGTATCCACCGCCAGCGGATGGAGCTCCGCCTGCTCCGGACTCATGTATTGCGGCGTGCCGATCATCCGGTCGTGGCGGGTGAGGAACGTCTGCTCCGTCAGCTCCATCCCGATCGCCTTCGCGATTCCGAAGTCGATCACCTTGACCATCGGCTTTCCATCGTGGGACGAGACAAGGATGTTGGACGGTTTCACATCGCGGTGGATGATGCCTTTCTGATGCGCGTGCTGGATGGCTGCGCAAACATCGGTGAAAAGCTCCAGGCGTTCACGGGTACCGAGATGATTTTCCTCGCAGTATTTCGTGATGGGCACTCCCTTGACCAGCTCCATCACGAAGTAAGGCCGCCCTCCGTCCGTCGTCCCCGCGTCATGCACCTTCGCAATGTGCGGATGATCCATCAGGGCCAGAGCCTGGCGCTCCACCTCGAAGCGGGCGATCACCTCCTTCGAGTCCATGCCCGGCTTGATCACCTTGAGCGCGACCCGGCGTTTCACCGGCTGGCTTTGCTCCGCGAGAAATACGGTGCCGAAACCGCCCTCGCCGATCTGTTGAATCAATTTGTAACGGCCGATCATGTCGCCTTCTCCTTCCCTGTGTGTTTCACGCCACAGCGGATCGGCAAAAGGTTCCAAAAATGTCTCGTCCGCAAAGTGAGCGGCGATCAGCGACTCGACTTCTTCCCGCAACGCCTGATCCCCCGTGCATGACTCGTCCAGATAGGCGGCGCGTTCCTGCGGACCGGGGATTTCCAAGGCCGCATGCAGGATGATTTCCGGAGTGAGTTGATTCGGCACGGCGGGTGGTTCTTGATGGAAATGCGGGACCGGCATGGACTGATACCCACCACCCTATGCGAAATCCCCCCGCAAAAGGGATCAAAAACTTCGGCCTCCACGATGGATCCCGAAAAGCCGGAGGCCCCTCAATCGTCCCGTTTCAGTTCCCGGAACAACCAGGCCCGCGCATAGATCCAATCCCGCTTCGCAGTGGGCGTCGAGATGCCTAGGGCCTCAGCGGTTTCCTCGATCGTCATTCCTACGAAATAGCGCAACTTGACCACCTCGGCCTTGCGCGGCTCGACTTGGGCGAAGCGATCGAGGACCTCGTTAATGGCGAGAATTTCGTCATCTTTTACGGAAGGAACAGCGATGACGTCCTCGACGAAACCGGTTCGCTGTATTTCGCCGCCGTGGCGGACCGCCTTCCGATGCCGCGCGCGGTCGATCAGGATGCGGCGCATGGCTTCAGCGGCCGCGCAAAAAAAGTGCTTTCGACCTTCCCACTGTTGCTCCCCGGGCGAAAGCTTCAGGTAAGCTTCGTGCACCAGGGCCGTCGCCTGCAAGGTATGTGCCTCAGCTTCCTTCCCCAGGCGCCAAGCCGCAAGTTTGCGCAACTCCCCATAAACGAGCGGTATCAGATCTTCCGCCGCTTGCCTGTCACCCTCGCTTGCCGCGTGGAGAATGCGGGTCACGTTGTCGTTGCCGTGTTTCATTCTCCACGCTCCCGTTTTCTCAAAGCGTCTGGCAATCAAAACCGGATGGGATCGATCATCCGCCCCAAGGACCCATAAAATAGATATCCCACTCGCTTTCCCAAGTGTGCTCGTAATCAAAGCATTGGAACCGGTCCGCTCCAACCGCCTCGCGCTGGGCGAATCGACTTCACGCGCACTGAAGAAAGGGGCGAACCTGCTGGAAATCGACGTGCCCGAGCGGATGTGATTGGAACGATGGCCGACCGGAAGCCCACCTCCTCACCGGCAATAGCCGCGTCCATAGTATCCATACCCGACGGGACGGTAATAACGCGGACCGTAGTAATGGGAGTGGTGGCTGTGGTTGTTGCCGATCGCATAACCCAGCAGGCCGGCGGCCGCCACACCCGCGACAGCCAGGGCCGGATCAACTCCCACATACCCCGGCGCGGACCGTGGCATCGGTTCCTGGGCGTATCCCCCCTTCGAGTCCTGGCTGTAGGAAGCCACGGGCTCCCCGCGGCCTCGGGCAGGGTAGTAGCAACTCACGCTGG is a window of Luteolibacter yonseiensis DNA encoding:
- a CDS encoding DALR anticodon-binding domain-containing protein gives rise to the protein MLVIKALEPVRSNRLALGESTSRALKKGANLLEIDVPERM
- a CDS encoding sigma-70 family RNA polymerase sigma factor, whose protein sequence is MKHGNDNVTRILHAASEGDRQAAEDLIPLVYGELRKLAAWRLGKEAEAHTLQATALVHEAYLKLSPGEQQWEGRKHFFCAAAEAMRRILIDRARHRKAVRHGGEIQRTGFVEDVIAVPSVKDDEILAINEVLDRFAQVEPRKAEVVKLRYFVGMTIEETAEALGISTPTAKRDWIYARAWLFRELKRDD
- a CDS encoding SIMPL domain-containing protein, which translates into the protein MNTDNSSQRPVRSISLPPLAAFALALGLVGSTYIAASTWRDVRKQPDRNNIRITGSAKKRIVSDLIQWSATIESKGGDRTAAYVSLKGGTDEVVAFLKAQGIKPDDIKTQSASITEEFEMVREDKVLPGTTVPLRTETRKSAGFRAMQVVSVSSPDVPQIEKASREITSLLEQGVFVSSNAPNYYYTRLGELKLEMLAEAAKDARNRAENILRSAGNTGIGPLVDSSMGIININPANSTETSTEGNNDTSSYEKDIITIVRAEYKVN
- a CDS encoding serine/threonine protein kinase, producing MPVPHFHQEPPAVPNQLTPEIILHAALEIPGPQERAAYLDESCTGDQALREEVESLIAAHFADETFLEPFADPLWRETHREGEGDMIGRYKLIQQIGEGGFGTVFLAEQSQPVKRRVALKVIKPGMDSKEVIARFEVERQALALMDHPHIAKVHDAGTTDGGRPYFVMELVKGVPITKYCEENHLGTRERLELFTDVCAAIQHAHQKGIIHRDVKPSNILVSSHDGKPMVKVIDFGIAKAIGMELTEQTFLTRHDRMIGTPQYMSPEQAELHPLAVDTRSDIYSLGVILFELLTGTTPLDGPRLRDATYAEMQRLIREVIPPKPSARLAEAGAVPPRSPRGDLDWIVLKALEKDPARRYESAGALAEDLQRFLQHKPVEARSPSMAYVTLRFTRRHRGPVFAGAALLLMLILGAVGTSIGMKRALDAKAELEHKNAELDQQKLELVDYKERLSGLLESNQKMLGEISTRNTSEAGLPTEFEALRRENQTLLDKVGNEVVNQERYAEEIKRLRQTNAELEKLVIESKDTGAAVELVRAGLFKDSITALTANERGQFYHDGKLIPFPTLLKAFAEPPADDSLGKTMPRWLKVTLPAGAKPTDAVFQYRLRQIAAAADRIELRHQLFPEPGKKTDR